Proteins from one Homalodisca vitripennis isolate AUS2020 chromosome 3, UT_GWSS_2.1, whole genome shotgun sequence genomic window:
- the LOC124357966 gene encoding uncharacterized protein LOC124357966, giving the protein MCSVLMEFNFIVLFSSVISHLISLTSGAGKSISNSDFGFNSKESTFVDKSLFIKELAEEFGNKIVITAPRGFGKTANLHMLKAFLQLEVDKNGNRITSITDKNKPIKDTPNYKLFSQLKVKDFPGLMTRHFGKYPVIHVDLRSIVRFLYFNETQDFFKEVMHETYSEHCYLGDSNKLFDDEKDFVRLWCSAKYVEEDMGSLMPGLEKLSKYLFKHFDRTRVVILVDHYDSPVYNCIFDSDSPGSVFNYVLNVVQMLFNIKKDDFYVDTFFITGISQIEESHFSNDKIIKRYQFLNEHKFVPFYGLLEDEVFDLLGRYTIEVDNNIFDNVQNNYGGYVSICNTTVHNVWAILQYLQKQKLDHVWARGSDIPNMNHLLKIPDIRQKLELLLKGSPVVMELRWSFSSEALKILRDLLIDPHAKEHLWYTTLFYSLMFEQGFLAYDPEVKSAISNARRYVIPNEEVKQFLWTELNE; this is encoded by the coding sequence ATGTGCTCCGTTCTGATGGAGTTTAATTTCATCGTTCTCTTTTCTTCTGTCATCTCACACTTGATTTCGCTTACATCCGGAGCTGGGAAATCCATCAGCAACTCAGACTTTGGGTTCAACTCTAAGGAATCGACTTTTGTGGACAAATCGTTATTCATCAAGGAACTCGCTGAGGAGTTTGGCAACAAGATCGTGATAACAGCTCCACGTGGTTTCGGGAAAACAGCAAATCTCCACATGTTAAAGGCTTTTCTGCAGCTGGAAGTGGATAAAAATGGCAACAGGATAACTTCCATTACGGATAAGAACAAGCCGATCAAAGACACCCCAAACTATAAACTCTTCAGTCAGTTGAAGGTGAAGGATTTTCCAGGCctgatgacacgacactttgGTAAATATCCTGTAATCCATGTAGACTTAAGAAGTATTGTGAGGTTCCTCTACTTCAACGAAACCCAGGACTTTTTCAAGGAAGTCATGCACGAAACTTACTCCGAACATTGCTACTTGGGGGATAGCAATAAACTGTTTGACGATGAGAAAGATTTTGTCCGACTGTGGTGTTCTGCTAAGTACGTCGAGGAAGATATGGGGTCTCTAATGCCTGGTTTAGAAAAGTtgtcaaaatatttgttcaaGCATTTTGATAGAACGAGAGTTGTGATATTGGTTGACCATTACGATTCCCCAGTCTACAATTGTATCTTTGACTCGGACTCTCCAGGATCAGTGTTCAATTATGTACTGAATGTAGTCCAGATGCTCTTCAACATAAAGAAGGATGACTTTTACGTGGACACGTTCTTCATTACAGGGATTTCTCAAATTGAAGAATCGCACTTCTCCAATGATAAAATCATAAAGAGATACCAATTTCTGAATGAGCACAAGTTCGTTCCATTCTATGGTCTCTTGGAAGACGAAGTGTTCGATCTGTTGGGAAGGTACACGATCGAAGTGGACAACAATATCTTTGATAACGTCCAGAACAACTACGGCGGTTACGTCAGCATCTGCAACACCACGGTACACAATGTTTGGGCAATCCTTCAGTATCTTCAGAAACAGAAGTTGGACCACGTTTGGGCTCGAGGAAGCGACATCCCCAACATGAACCACCTCCTGAAAATTCCGGATATCCGACAGAAACTGGAGTTGCTCCTGAAAGGTAGTCCTGTAGTCATGGAACTGAGATGGTCTTTCTCCAGTGAGGCACTCAAAATATTGAGGGATCTGCTGATAGATCCTCATGCGAAGGAACATCTGTGGTATACAACTCTGTTTTACTCGCTCATGTTCGAGCAGGGCTTCTTGGCCTATGACCCGGAAGTGAAGTCTGCCATCAGTAACGCCAGGAGGTACGTCATCCCAAACGAAGAAGTCAAACAATTCCTGTGGACGGAATTGAATGAATGA